In one window of Acidobacteriota bacterium DNA:
- the thpR gene encoding RNA 2',3'-cyclic phosphodiesterase: MSGRPIRAFLGLEIPETVRSKLANAVDDLRGELPRARWTRPLGWHLTLKFLGETDRNELAALTAELAPRVRGLEPVSVDLSKTGFFPSTARPRVAWLGGSATGAEAVVDKVEEAAEITGFRRERRPWSVHLTLARLKERWPEVAVKRFLAWGEGLDLKRFTCPEVVLFSSDLQPGGAVYTALERFSCR; this comes from the coding sequence ATGAGCGGCCGCCCGATCCGCGCGTTCCTGGGGCTCGAGATACCCGAGACTGTCAGATCAAAGCTGGCGAACGCCGTGGATGATTTGCGTGGAGAGCTTCCGAGAGCGAGGTGGACCCGTCCCCTGGGTTGGCACCTGACGCTCAAGTTCCTCGGAGAGACGGACCGGAACGAGCTGGCAGCGTTGACCGCAGAGCTCGCGCCGCGAGTTCGTGGTCTGGAGCCGGTGTCTGTCGATCTCTCGAAAACCGGCTTCTTCCCGTCAACGGCACGACCCCGCGTGGCGTGGCTCGGAGGCTCCGCCACCGGAGCCGAAGCCGTGGTCGATAAGGTCGAGGAGGCGGCCGAAATCACCGGTTTCCGCCGCGAGCGGCGACCCTGGTCGGTCCACCTGACGTTGGCGAGGTTGAAGGAACGTTGGCCGGAGGTCGCAGTCAAGCGATTTCTGGCTTGGGGCGAAGGGCTCGACCTCAAGCGCTTCACATGTCCGGAGGTGGTGCTGTTCTCGAGTGACCTGCAACCCGGAGGTGCGGTGTACACTGCGCTGGAAAGGTTTTCCTGCAGGTGA
- a CDS encoding MmgE/PrpD family protein — protein sequence MTNVTRTISDWAANVQYEDLPPEVVLEAKRFLMDSVGCALGGAQQHDVHIAREVLTETAGSGSCRVMVTGELWDPVSASLLNALMIRVMDYNDIYWKQDPSHPSDIIPAAMAAAERAGGSGRDLLVGIALAYEFEQRLCEVSFPGVREIGWHHATLTAAAAPIAAARMFGLNAEQMQHAIGISASRHCTTGSVTAGKLTMMKNTVDPMATQSGVLAALLAERGYTGPEHVLDGKEGFSHVFDTEWKFAILTEGLGDSWRILQCGMKYFPTEALTHAPISATLDLMIENDLTPDEVETVTVYSLARAADILADPSKYDPRSKETADHSLPYVIAAAVAERQVTPVQFTDAKIMDPTIRAQLDKVKVFADPEIEAVFPELQRVRVVIKTTDGREVEKRLDYPKGDPRNPLTDDEIAGKFAALAEGIATPEDVEKMRTAVDRTEEYDDVRELMSELVVTKE from the coding sequence ATGACAAACGTGACTCGGACCATTTCTGACTGGGCTGCGAACGTACAGTATGAAGACCTCCCACCCGAGGTCGTGCTCGAGGCCAAACGATTCCTGATGGACTCGGTTGGCTGTGCGCTCGGTGGGGCGCAGCAACACGACGTCCACATTGCGCGTGAGGTGCTGACGGAGACTGCCGGCTCGGGCAGCTGTAGGGTCATGGTGACCGGCGAGCTCTGGGATCCGGTGTCGGCATCACTGCTCAACGCCCTGATGATCCGGGTCATGGACTATAACGACATCTACTGGAAGCAGGACCCGTCGCACCCGTCGGACATCATTCCCGCGGCGATGGCGGCGGCCGAGCGAGCCGGAGGATCGGGGCGCGACCTGCTGGTCGGCATCGCCCTCGCTTACGAGTTCGAGCAGCGACTGTGCGAGGTCTCTTTCCCGGGAGTGCGCGAGATCGGCTGGCACCACGCAACTCTCACCGCCGCAGCGGCGCCGATCGCCGCCGCCCGCATGTTCGGCCTCAACGCCGAACAGATGCAGCACGCGATCGGCATCTCTGCCTCTCGCCACTGTACGACCGGATCCGTGACCGCCGGCAAATTGACGATGATGAAGAACACGGTCGACCCGATGGCCACCCAGAGCGGAGTCCTGGCCGCCCTGCTCGCCGAGCGCGGCTACACGGGACCTGAGCACGTGCTCGACGGCAAGGAGGGATTCAGCCACGTTTTCGACACCGAGTGGAAATTCGCCATTCTCACCGAAGGTCTCGGAGACTCGTGGCGCATCCTGCAATGCGGGATGAAGTATTTCCCGACCGAGGCGCTGACCCACGCGCCGATCTCCGCAACCCTCGATCTGATGATCGAGAACGACCTCACTCCCGACGAGGTCGAGACCGTGACGGTCTACTCTCTGGCGCGGGCGGCCGATATCCTCGCCGACCCGTCGAAGTACGACCCGCGGAGCAAGGAAACGGCCGACCACTCGCTACCCTACGTGATCGCCGCCGCGGTCGCCGAGCGGCAAGTGACGCCGGTGCAGTTCACCGACGCCAAGATCATGGATCCGACGATCCGCGCCCAGCTCGACAAGGTGAAGGTGTTCGCCGATCCCGAAATCGAAGCGGTCTTTCCCGAACTGCAACGCGTCCGGGTAGTCATCAAGACGACAGATGGTCGGGAGGTCGAGAAGCGGCTCGATTATCCCAAGGGGGATCCACGCAACCCGCTGACCGACGATGAAATCGCCGGCAAGTTCGCGGCGCTCGCCGAAGGAATTGCAACCCCTGAAGACGTCGAGAAAATGCGGACCGCGGTCGATCGCACAGAGGAGTACGACGACGTTCGGGAGTTGATGTCGGAGCTGGTGGTAACCAAGGAATGA
- a CDS encoding single-stranded DNA-binding protein, translating to MGINKVILVGNVGRDVEFRSTQSGQNLAKFSLATTDRRFKDENGNPRTEWHNIVAWGKLAEICDRYVTKGKQLYIEGQIRTRTYEQDGQRKYFTEIHMEQMEMLGGRSGAGDSAPREDYGAVAQSFPDDADDVPF from the coding sequence ATGGGTATCAACAAGGTCATCCTGGTAGGAAACGTGGGCCGAGATGTCGAGTTTCGCTCCACTCAAAGTGGCCAGAACCTGGCGAAATTCTCGCTCGCGACGACCGACCGCCGATTCAAGGACGAGAATGGCAATCCCCGGACCGAATGGCACAACATCGTCGCCTGGGGCAAGCTGGCAGAAATTTGCGATCGCTACGTCACGAAAGGGAAACAGCTTTATATCGAGGGGCAGATTCGCACTCGCACCTACGAGCAGGACGGCCAGAGGAAGTACTTCACTGAGATCCACATGGAGCAGATGGAGATGCTGGGCGGACGATCAGGTGCCGGCGACAGCGCTCCCCGCGAGGATTACGGAGCCGTCGCGCAAAGCTTCCCGGACGACGCGGACGACGTTCCGTTCTAG
- the lysF gene encoding homoaconitase, with protein sequence MGQTITEKVVQAHAEGLASGYEVRAGDMVTVRPLHVMTHDNTGAVIPKFRAIGATSIADPSQPVFTLDHNVQDTSKENLAKYQSIREFADAHGVAFFPAGAGIGHQLMVEQGFVHPGALVVASDSHSNMYGALAAVGTPVVRTDAAALWASSVTWWQVPRTVKVVLDGALRPGVSGKDVIITLCGLYNAGEVLNAAVEFHGAGIANLSISERLTISNMTTEWGALVGWFPFDAITADYLRDRAAILAEKGVGHRLDEEMIAHWEDRPPEPDGDASYAAKITLDLGAVSPHVAGPDGVTVMRSAAELAEHRLAVQKAYLLSCTNARFDDLVEAAAVLRGRKVAETVELYVAAASAEVQREAEEDGAWKDLLDAGAIALPPGCGACIGLGVGLLEPGEVGISATNRNFKGRMGSRDAKAYLASPAVVAASAVAGYITGPEDLGSSEPGYAYTDLGWKPLEREVAISDGFPAKLDGRALLLPVDSLNTDGIYGKDVTYRDDLSPDQMATHAMANYDPAFQEIAAEGDIIVAGRNFGSGSSREQAATALKYRGIQMVIAASFSQTYLRNAFNNSFICLESPALSGAIRAAHADETDGGAKTIPAGDLAIDFQNAKATWRSESYPLSPLGPAAQELILAGGLEALTRKRLGL encoded by the coding sequence ATGGGTCAGACTATCACCGAGAAAGTGGTGCAGGCACATGCAGAGGGGCTTGCGTCCGGGTATGAGGTGCGGGCGGGCGACATGGTCACTGTACGGCCATTGCACGTCATGACGCACGACAACACCGGCGCCGTGATTCCAAAATTTCGGGCCATCGGCGCCACATCGATTGCCGACCCATCACAGCCGGTCTTCACGCTGGACCACAACGTCCAGGACACGAGTAAGGAGAACCTCGCCAAGTATCAGTCCATCCGGGAATTTGCCGACGCCCATGGCGTGGCGTTCTTCCCGGCCGGGGCCGGTATTGGCCACCAGCTGATGGTCGAGCAGGGCTTCGTCCATCCCGGGGCCCTGGTCGTCGCTTCCGATTCGCACTCCAACATGTACGGCGCGCTGGCTGCGGTCGGCACGCCGGTCGTCCGAACCGACGCCGCCGCCCTTTGGGCGAGCTCGGTGACCTGGTGGCAGGTTCCGCGCACCGTCAAGGTCGTGCTCGATGGCGCGCTCCGGCCCGGCGTCAGCGGCAAGGACGTCATCATCACCCTGTGCGGGCTTTACAACGCCGGCGAGGTGCTGAACGCGGCGGTCGAGTTTCATGGCGCCGGCATCGCCAATCTGTCGATATCGGAACGTCTGACCATCTCCAACATGACGACCGAGTGGGGCGCGCTGGTCGGCTGGTTCCCGTTCGACGCGATCACGGCTGACTATCTCCGCGACCGCGCCGCGATCCTCGCCGAGAAGGGCGTCGGCCACCGGCTCGACGAAGAGATGATCGCGCACTGGGAGGATCGTCCCCCGGAACCCGACGGCGACGCGTCGTACGCCGCCAAGATCACCCTCGACCTCGGGGCGGTGTCACCCCATGTCGCCGGACCCGACGGCGTCACTGTCATGCGATCCGCGGCCGAGCTGGCCGAGCATCGGCTCGCCGTCCAGAAGGCCTACCTCCTGTCGTGCACCAACGCTCGCTTCGACGATCTGGTCGAAGCGGCGGCGGTGCTTCGCGGCCGGAAGGTGGCGGAAACCGTCGAGCTCTACGTGGCGGCAGCATCGGCAGAAGTGCAACGGGAGGCCGAAGAAGACGGTGCATGGAAGGACCTGCTCGACGCCGGTGCGATCGCGCTCCCCCCGGGATGCGGCGCGTGCATCGGCCTCGGTGTCGGCCTGCTCGAGCCGGGCGAGGTCGGGATCTCGGCCACCAACCGCAACTTCAAGGGACGGATGGGCTCCCGCGACGCAAAGGCCTACCTGGCAAGCCCCGCCGTGGTCGCAGCATCTGCGGTTGCCGGATACATCACCGGTCCCGAAGATCTCGGCTCCTCGGAGCCCGGTTACGCATACACCGACCTCGGCTGGAAACCGCTCGAGCGCGAGGTCGCAATCAGCGACGGCTTTCCGGCAAAGCTCGACGGGCGCGCGCTCTTGCTCCCGGTCGACAGCCTCAATACCGACGGTATCTACGGCAAGGATGTCACCTACCGCGACGATCTTTCGCCCGATCAGATGGCGACCCATGCGATGGCCAACTACGATCCGGCTTTTCAGGAGATCGCGGCCGAGGGCGACATCATCGTCGCCGGGCGCAACTTCGGCTCCGGATCCTCGCGCGAACAGGCGGCAACCGCACTCAAGTACCGTGGCATCCAGATGGTGATCGCAGCGTCATTCTCGCAGACCTATCTTCGGAACGCGTTCAACAACTCTTTTATTTGCCTCGAGAGCCCGGCCCTCTCCGGAGCGATTCGTGCGGCGCATGCGGACGAAACCGATGGCGGGGCGAAGACGATCCCGGCCGGTGACCTGGCGATCGATTTCCAGAATGCGAAAGCCACCTGGCGCAGCGAGAGCTATCCGCTGTCGCCGCTCGGCCCGGCGGCACAGGAGCTCATTCTGGCTGGCGGGCTGGAAGCCCTGACCAGAAAGCGGCTGGGGCTCTAG
- the thiI gene encoding tRNA 4-thiouridine(8) synthase ThiI, translating into MSEATRVLATTSEISLKGGNRRWFERTLTENVRSALGDLPVASLERPSWRVLITFKEPVEFSEAARRLNTVFGIGAMMAVDFAGHSIQDVKNHLDGQLKGLTPNSFAVRCQRSEKRFPMTSPEIERDLGAHIQEREGWPVNLRNPELTIHLLVEERGIFTWSHRVQGPGGLPVGVGGRASCLVSGGIDSPVAAYLVMKRGMHLDFVHFHSVPRTDPASLEKVEELIRILNRYQGPARLAMIPLLPIQEEIAARCPAELRVLLYRRFMLRLAEAVAPDFRSDALITGESLGQVASQTIQNLRAVESVATMPVLRPLIGADKPEIIDIARRIGTYETSIIPHFDCCSFLMPERPATKSTAAELDDAESALDIDALISDAVNHSETRIIDESVPWDRIPLPKGIVQ; encoded by the coding sequence ATGAGTGAAGCGACCCGTGTCCTCGCGACGACCTCCGAAATCAGCCTCAAAGGAGGCAACCGCCGATGGTTTGAGCGGACTCTGACCGAAAATGTCCGCAGCGCTCTCGGCGATCTGCCGGTGGCGTCACTCGAGCGACCCTCCTGGCGGGTGCTCATAACCTTCAAAGAGCCGGTCGAGTTCTCCGAAGCAGCCCGACGTTTGAACACAGTTTTCGGCATCGGCGCGATGATGGCGGTGGACTTCGCAGGTCACTCCATACAGGATGTCAAGAACCATCTCGACGGCCAGCTCAAAGGTCTGACGCCCAACTCCTTCGCGGTTCGCTGCCAGCGATCAGAGAAACGATTCCCGATGACGTCGCCCGAGATCGAGCGCGACCTCGGTGCCCATATACAGGAGCGCGAAGGATGGCCGGTCAATCTCAGGAACCCCGAATTGACGATCCATCTCCTGGTCGAAGAGCGGGGCATCTTCACCTGGTCTCACCGCGTCCAAGGGCCGGGCGGCCTTCCGGTTGGCGTCGGTGGTCGGGCCAGCTGTCTGGTATCGGGCGGGATTGACTCTCCAGTGGCCGCTTACCTGGTGATGAAACGGGGAATGCACCTCGACTTCGTCCACTTCCATTCGGTGCCCCGGACCGACCCTGCAAGTCTCGAGAAGGTCGAGGAGCTGATCAGAATTCTCAATCGGTACCAGGGGCCCGCTCGGTTGGCGATGATTCCTCTTCTGCCGATACAGGAAGAGATCGCGGCTCGCTGTCCGGCAGAGCTGCGAGTGCTCCTTTATCGGAGATTCATGTTACGGCTTGCGGAAGCCGTCGCGCCCGACTTTCGCTCGGACGCTCTCATCACCGGGGAATCATTGGGTCAGGTGGCGTCGCAGACCATCCAGAATCTCCGTGCCGTCGAGTCTGTCGCGACGATGCCTGTGCTGCGTCCGTTGATTGGTGCAGACAAGCCAGAGATCATCGACATTGCTCGCCGCATCGGAACCTACGAGACATCTATCATCCCCCACTTCGACTGCTGCTCTTTTCTCATGCCGGAACGGCCGGCTACAAAGTCGACTGCTGCCGAACTCGACGACGCCGAGAGCGCGCTCGACATCGACGCGCTCATATCGGATGCAGTCAACCACAGTGAAACCCGCATCATCGATGAGTCCGTCCCTTGGGACCGGATTCCGCTACCCAAAGGGATAGTCCAGTGA
- a CDS encoding integration host factor subunit beta, with the protein MIKSDLVERVMQATDLPKPKATEAVNALFEGMKSALLRGDRIELRGFGVFQVKDRKRGIGRNPKTGREVEIPPGKTIRFKPGKALRDMS; encoded by the coding sequence ATGATCAAATCGGACCTGGTTGAGCGTGTCATGCAGGCCACCGATCTTCCGAAACCAAAAGCTACCGAGGCAGTGAACGCTCTCTTCGAAGGCATGAAGAGCGCTCTCCTTCGCGGTGATCGCATCGAGTTGCGCGGATTCGGTGTGTTCCAGGTCAAAGACCGGAAACGAGGAATCGGACGCAATCCGAAAACCGGCCGTGAAGTCGAGATTCCACCCGGCAAGACCATCCGATTCAAGCCGGGCAAGGCGTTGCGCGATATGAGCTGA
- the plsY gene encoding glycerol-3-phosphate 1-O-acyltransferase PlsY, translating to MIPELFLVLTAYLLGSLPTALLVVRMMTGKDVRRTGSGNVGGTNALRAAGWKAGIAVTLVDIGKGALSVGLMKWYNPESGWMAAAMLAVVVGHCYPVWLKFRGGKGVAAGFGAFLIIAPTSALAALVVWIVVLAISRWVSLASMVASATFPVALKVIDEPDLITLVSVSAAAVLIIIRHSSNIRNMLAGKEVRVGDDSWR from the coding sequence GTGATACCCGAGCTTTTCCTGGTCCTGACAGCCTATCTCCTGGGCTCATTGCCCACGGCGCTGCTGGTTGTTCGGATGATGACCGGCAAGGATGTGCGGCGCACTGGGTCGGGCAATGTCGGCGGCACCAACGCCCTCCGGGCGGCCGGATGGAAGGCCGGAATCGCCGTCACCCTGGTAGACATCGGGAAAGGCGCGCTCTCGGTCGGATTGATGAAGTGGTACAACCCGGAGAGCGGCTGGATGGCCGCTGCGATGCTGGCTGTCGTGGTCGGCCATTGCTACCCCGTGTGGTTGAAGTTTCGTGGCGGCAAGGGCGTGGCCGCGGGTTTCGGCGCGTTTCTGATCATCGCGCCGACGAGTGCGCTCGCAGCGCTGGTTGTATGGATCGTCGTGCTCGCGATCTCGAGGTGGGTATCCCTGGCATCGATGGTGGCAAGCGCTACCTTTCCGGTCGCACTCAAGGTCATCGATGAGCCGGACCTCATAACGCTGGTCTCGGTCAGTGCGGCGGCTGTTCTGATCATCATTCGCCACAGCTCGAATATCCGCAACATGTTGGCCGGGAAAGAGGTCAGAGTGGGTGATGATTCCTGGAGGTGA
- a CDS encoding NAD(P)-dependent glycerol-3-phosphate dehydrogenase — MRLSVFGGGSWGSAMAHQLARRGHEIMLWAREPEVVEGINNQHRNPLFLSDLDLHPDIQAVNDLEEAANHADHWLWVVPAQFSRGVMEALSSIVKADVVVVSASKGIETETLRRMDEIAGEVLELESNRFCCLSGPTFAREVVRGDPSAAVLASPDLGLAASLQEEFSDHHLRCYAGTDLVGVELAGALKNVIAIAAGIVDGLGLGFNTQAALMTRGLHEITRLGVALGAEAETFRGLAGMGDLVLTCTGGLSRNRTLGQRLGRGESLAEILGSMREVVEGVRTAPAAARLAEEHDVAMPITEAMTRLLNGETDAQTALYELMTRELKVEAEL, encoded by the coding sequence GTGAGGTTGAGCGTTTTCGGTGGAGGATCTTGGGGCTCTGCAATGGCCCACCAGTTGGCCCGGCGAGGACACGAGATCATGTTGTGGGCACGCGAGCCGGAGGTGGTCGAGGGGATCAACAACCAACACCGCAATCCGCTCTTTCTCTCCGACCTCGATCTGCATCCCGACATCCAAGCCGTCAACGATCTCGAGGAAGCTGCGAACCACGCCGACCACTGGTTGTGGGTCGTACCGGCGCAGTTCAGCCGGGGGGTGATGGAGGCCCTTTCCTCGATCGTCAAGGCCGATGTAGTCGTCGTATCCGCCTCCAAGGGGATCGAAACAGAGACCTTGCGGCGGATGGATGAGATTGCCGGCGAGGTTTTGGAGCTGGAATCAAACAGGTTCTGTTGCCTCTCCGGTCCGACCTTTGCGCGCGAGGTTGTGCGAGGCGATCCCTCGGCCGCCGTGCTGGCCAGTCCTGATCTCGGGCTTGCAGCGTCGCTCCAGGAGGAGTTTTCGGACCACCATTTACGGTGCTATGCGGGTACCGATCTCGTGGGTGTCGAACTTGCCGGCGCCCTCAAGAACGTTATCGCCATTGCCGCTGGAATCGTTGACGGTTTGGGCCTCGGATTCAATACCCAGGCGGCTCTGATGACTCGCGGTCTGCACGAGATCACCCGGCTTGGGGTTGCCCTCGGTGCCGAGGCGGAGACCTTTCGAGGCCTTGCCGGGATGGGCGATCTGGTCCTGACCTGCACCGGCGGGTTGTCGCGAAACCGGACCCTCGGCCAGCGACTCGGGCGTGGGGAATCTCTGGCAGAGATCCTTGGCTCGATGCGGGAGGTCGTGGAGGGCGTCCGGACTGCGCCAGCGGCGGCCCGACTGGCCGAGGAGCATGACGTCGCCATGCCCATCACCGAGGCCATGACCAGGCTCTTGAACGGCGAGACGGATGCGCAGACGGCACTTTATGAGTTGATGACGAGGGAGCTCAAGGTCGAAGCGGAACTCTGA
- a CDS encoding CinA family nicotinamide mononucleotide deamidase-related protein, translating to MGERRTAACLAVGSELLGDRRLDSNSLCITAVLARYGVSVEEKRVAGDSIGRVSAAVRELFDRYDVVVVTGGLGPTADDVTRDAVARALGRRIKPDAEVEEWIRERYAELGREMPEICTSMARVVEGSTPLRNLRGSAPGLMTEEGGRLLAVFPGVPWEMEEMLERDLEPRIAQMSQGVRKDSRTLLLGGVVESDTEEKIRHLYADFGRENVTILASYGVLRLVLSAEGNTEQTKSRLDAMEAAFREALGEDVAGVDVDGLPDVVLMQLESLRHTLAVAESCTGGLMSAHLTNVPGASESFLGGVVSYSNDAKENLIDVPHEMLVEHGAVSEEVARAMAMGVRGRFVSDWGVGITGIAGPTGGTEEKPVGLVHWAVAGPNGVTARHRVFMGNRSIVREWSLNAALDHLRRCLLVFSE from the coding sequence ATGGGTGAAAGGCGCACAGCCGCCTGCCTTGCGGTGGGTTCGGAGCTCTTGGGTGACCGTCGACTTGACTCGAATTCGCTCTGTATCACTGCGGTCCTCGCCCGGTACGGAGTCTCGGTCGAGGAGAAAAGGGTGGCCGGAGACTCGATCGGGCGAGTCTCCGCGGCGGTCCGCGAACTGTTTGACCGCTACGACGTGGTTGTGGTCACCGGTGGGCTCGGTCCAACGGCTGACGACGTGACGCGGGACGCGGTGGCCCGGGCGCTCGGTCGGCGAATCAAGCCCGATGCCGAGGTCGAGGAGTGGATCCGTGAACGCTACGCGGAGCTCGGGCGTGAAATGCCTGAGATCTGCACCTCGATGGCAAGGGTTGTCGAGGGTTCCACACCGCTGCGCAACTTGCGAGGCTCAGCGCCCGGACTGATGACCGAGGAGGGGGGACGGCTCCTGGCGGTGTTTCCGGGCGTGCCGTGGGAGATGGAGGAAATGCTCGAACGGGATCTCGAGCCACGGATCGCGCAGATGAGCCAGGGTGTCCGCAAGGATTCGCGAACGCTTTTGCTCGGCGGCGTGGTCGAGTCGGACACAGAGGAAAAGATCCGGCATCTCTATGCGGATTTCGGCCGCGAGAACGTCACCATTCTCGCGTCCTACGGGGTGCTGCGGCTGGTGCTCTCTGCTGAGGGAAATACAGAGCAGACGAAGAGTCGACTCGACGCGATGGAAGCGGCCTTTCGCGAGGCGCTTGGCGAGGACGTGGCCGGTGTCGATGTCGACGGCCTCCCGGATGTCGTGTTGATGCAGCTCGAGAGCCTGCGCCACACCCTGGCAGTGGCGGAGTCCTGTACCGGCGGTCTCATGAGCGCCCACCTGACCAACGTGCCGGGGGCGTCCGAGTCATTTCTCGGCGGCGTTGTGTCCTATTCGAATGATGCCAAGGAGAACCTCATCGACGTTCCGCACGAGATGCTGGTCGAACACGGAGCAGTGTCGGAGGAAGTAGCTCGCGCGATGGCGATGGGTGTGCGGGGGCGTTTTGTTTCGGACTGGGGAGTCGGCATCACCGGTATCGCGGGACCGACCGGAGGCACCGAAGAAAAACCGGTTGGACTCGTTCACTGGGCAGTCGCCGGTCCGAACGGTGTGACGGCGAGACATCGGGTCTTCATGGGCAATCGCTCGATCGTCCGCGAGTGGAGTCTCAATGCGGCTCTCGATCATCTGAGAAGATGCCTGTTGGTGTTCAGCGAATGA
- a CDS encoding site-2 protease family protein translates to METPVSREPISPGGAAAGDFLSPQTPYRPRWWLHIFLFLATFASTTMVGGLVWGSLPAEMARLGLLQLMTDPRVYVAGLKFSIPLLTILWCHELGHYLAARRHGLTATPPFFIPFPLPVLGIGTLGAVIRIKDPIRNKKQLLDVGAAGPIAGFVALLPFLAYGIAASEVGRAPTDGSYLEFGEPLIYQLLEFIFRPGLSDDMTLWLHPTGVAAWFGILVTLLNLLPFAQLDGGHIGYALLGRWHRRLVWPVLGIFAGLGFVWPGWWLWVVIALIMRPQHPRLWDEERPLERWRQIAGWTAVLIFVLSFVVEPIRIVF, encoded by the coding sequence GTGGAAACACCCGTTTCTCGAGAACCCATCAGCCCCGGCGGCGCGGCCGCCGGGGATTTTCTTTCGCCCCAGACGCCGTACCGCCCACGGTGGTGGCTCCACATTTTTCTCTTCCTTGCCACCTTTGCCAGCACCACAATGGTTGGCGGACTTGTCTGGGGAAGCCTTCCGGCGGAGATGGCCCGTCTCGGACTCCTTCAGCTCATGACTGATCCAAGGGTCTACGTCGCCGGTCTCAAGTTTTCGATCCCGCTTCTGACCATCCTGTGGTGTCATGAGCTCGGGCACTACCTGGCTGCCCGTCGGCACGGACTGACGGCTACACCGCCATTTTTCATACCGTTCCCGCTACCGGTCCTCGGCATCGGCACGCTGGGAGCGGTGATCCGTATCAAGGACCCGATCCGCAACAAGAAACAGCTTCTCGATGTGGGCGCGGCCGGTCCGATTGCGGGATTCGTGGCCCTGCTCCCCTTTCTCGCTTACGGCATCGCGGCCTCCGAAGTTGGGAGAGCACCTACCGACGGCTCTTATCTCGAGTTCGGCGAGCCACTCATCTACCAGCTCCTCGAGTTCATTTTCAGGCCCGGATTGAGCGACGACATGACGCTGTGGCTCCACCCGACCGGCGTGGCTGCCTGGTTCGGGATTCTGGTAACCCTTCTCAACCTGCTTCCCTTTGCCCAGCTCGACGGGGGTCACATCGGATATGCCCTTCTCGGCCGCTGGCATCGGCGCCTCGTCTGGCCGGTGCTCGGGATTTTCGCGGGACTCGGCTTCGTGTGGCCGGGTTGGTGGTTGTGGGTAGTCATCGCCCTCATCATGCGGCCTCAGCACCCCAGACTCTGGGACGAGGAACGGCCACTCGAGCGCTGGCGCCAGATCGCCGGATGGACCGCGGTCCTCATCTTCGTACTCAGCTTCGTGGTCGAACCGATCAGAATCGTTTTTTGA
- a CDS encoding 4Fe-4S dicluster domain-containing protein, with translation MSDDRRRSRRDLLTGWMSAFREVSTAATGTTPNDPAKVLRPPGALKPDEDFLAACTGCADCVPVCPTSSIFMITHEGDRQIPVISPSTKACYLCADLPCIAACSDGALVDPGGPEQVRLGIARVNPRRCVTFKGETCDRCYSACPYPDRAIMSIGGRPLIGSGACTGCGLCENACPEHPKAIVVIAERNLVPGLRIPKDEQHAG, from the coding sequence GTGAGCGATGACCGGCGCCGCTCTCGCCGCGATCTGCTCACGGGATGGATGAGTGCCTTTCGCGAAGTGTCGACTGCCGCCACCGGAACAACCCCTAACGACCCCGCGAAGGTGCTCCGCCCACCCGGGGCACTCAAGCCCGATGAGGACTTTCTCGCCGCCTGCACCGGATGCGCTGATTGCGTTCCCGTCTGCCCAACATCGAGCATCTTCATGATCACGCACGAGGGCGATCGGCAGATCCCGGTCATTTCGCCGTCCACCAAGGCCTGTTACCTGTGCGCCGACCTGCCCTGCATCGCCGCCTGCTCCGACGGCGCTCTGGTGGACCCGGGCGGACCCGAACAGGTGCGCCTCGGCATTGCCAGGGTCAACCCACGCCGCTGCGTCACCTTCAAGGGCGAGACCTGTGACCGGTGCTATTCGGCGTGTCCCTATCCGGATCGTGCCATCATGTCGATCGGCGGGCGGCCATTGATCGGCAGCGGCGCGTGCACGGGTTGTGGTCTGTGCGAAAACGCCTGCCCCGAGCACCCGAAAGCAATCGTCGTCATCGCGGAACGGAACCTCGTGCCCGGCCTGCGGATTCCGAAGGACGAGCAACACGCCGGCTGA